CATTTTTAGCATCTCTGCGTCATTGCCGCTGTCGCCAATCGCTACCATATTTTGTGGCGGCAGATCCCAGCGTTTCAGTAACCGCGAAATACCGTTTGCTTTATGCAGGCCGGGAATAATCAGATCGATAAAACCGAAGCCGCTGGTGACGGGCTTCATAATGCCATCGAGCGTAACGTGTAGTTTGTCGATCACTAACGGGATTTGTTCATCCGGTAGGTTGAGCGAAAACTTGAACAGTACGTCATCAATCTCCTGATAATCTTTTACGGGTTTCAGGCGATGGTAGTGTTTTGCCATCAGGGTAACGAATGCTTCTGGCGCATTTTCGCTGACATATGCACTTTGCAGACCGCAGGCGACAAAATTAAGTTGCTTATCTTTCAGCAACTCGCCAATAATAATCCGCGATTCATGTCGGGTCAGTTCGCCGTGGAACAGTTGCTTGCCATGTTCGTAAACCAGTGCGCCGTTTTCCGCGACAAAAGAGATCGCATCCTTTAGCTCAGGAAAGAACGAAATAAGCTGGTAATACTGATTACCGCTGGCGACAACGAACTCAATGCCGCGCTTTTTCAGTTCCTGAAATTACGCCGGAGCGCGTGGTGGACTTCAGCGGCAACTACGACGATTATTTGCGTAGTAAAGGGATTGAAAGCTAAACACTGACGCCCGGTGGCGTTGTGTTTACCGGGCCTACGTATCCTGGCGCGTAGGTCCGGTAAGACGGGTGCGCCCAGACAAAGGGCGCACCGCAGTTAAGCGGGCAGGGCGGTACGACCGTCAAACATCTATACCTAATGCCCGTTTACCGTGAATATTCAGATCGCGCAGCGTGAAGCGCCCTTCCCAGGTGGTTTCATAGTCCTCGCGCGGGAAATCGCCCGGTGATGCGCCTGTCTCCAGCGCCGCTTTCACCTTACGCGCATAGGCCAGATTTTTCTCACACATTGGCGCGGCAGGAATGTACATCACATTGCCCCAGCCCTGCTGATTTTCGACGGGGGCGACGGAGTGGATGACATCGCAATGCCACCACACGGAATCCCCGGCTTCCAGCGGCGGAATGCTGGTTAACGCCGCCATCAGTAAAGGATGCCACTGTTCAGAAATCGGCAGCACCCGG
This DNA window, taken from Salmonella enterica subsp. enterica serovar Typhimurium str. LT2, encodes the following:
- the ybiV(2) gene encoding putative hydrolase of the HAD superfamily (similar to E. coli orf, hypothetical protein (AAC73909.1); Blastp hit to AAC73909.1 (271 aa), 94% identity in aa 33 - 269); translation: MKKRGIEFVVASGNQYYQLISFFPELKDAISFVAENGALVYEHGKQLFHGELTRHESRIIIGELLKDKQLNFVACGLQSAYVSENAPEAFVTLMAKHYHRLKPVKDYQEIDDVLFKFSLNLPDEQIPLVIDKLHVTLDGIMKPVTSGFGFIDLIIPGLHKANGISRLLKRWDLPPQNMVAIGDSGNDAEMLKMAHYSFAMDNAAENIKQIARYATDNNKHEGALNVIQAVLENKVPFTL